One Gimesia aquarii DNA segment encodes these proteins:
- a CDS encoding ArnT family glycosyltransferase — protein MDSEKPISSRSKAPHESLPDQPSHSRWIPLLHLLFVVLLFCFLTPYEWDRVQSEDQNLPFLTRFFLQMNVDTSPYFILLLLSPICWFIRPYFNFKFFSKVLLPKLSEEWVRANQASGKLDFMAICLCLLVSSCSLFMSVWTASHIVNDELKLAMGDLPPAYHDEYSYLFQAKTFLEGRTSFPSHPDAPELFDQMHVLNEGKMASRYFPGTGIWLAPFVSWGHPYSYWGHWLAGAITTFFIFWTGRELGGNGVGFLAGFVIALSPGMAIFSNLLLAHHPTLVGLALFLWSFLRMQRTYALRDAILAGIGLTFAMLCRPMTAAGFALPFGIWLVFLLIKSCLSKQDHSTKPEAQDSKPKRPAWVLTTGLAIPLSCGLLGLFFYNQSITGSGWKMPYQLYTDIYTPRHVYGFNNVIRGEQKLGPKVLENYDKWAENLTPALALQNVQNRFLASLQWTLGIIPLGLAGLIFLITECRHRSRWWLIFASIISLHFVHIPYWYDGIMHWHYVFESGPLWALVFARSTQTLFRIWRQIGRPLMFLLWISMLLVAVLTNLTSISPLWTSSKLETMVNNVAFSKLKHFQLQKMIQQYPKIEKPALILIAHDPADRHIDFVINEPELNQSVLLGRYRADRDEPAKLQSIFADRQIYLFDVSQNRLSKWNGAFWERI, from the coding sequence ATGGATTCGGAAAAACCAATTTCATCTAGGTCTAAAGCACCCCATGAAAGTCTTCCAGACCAACCATCGCACTCTCGTTGGATTCCCCTGCTCCATCTGTTATTTGTAGTTCTGCTGTTTTGCTTCTTAACCCCCTACGAATGGGATCGAGTTCAATCCGAAGACCAGAACCTCCCCTTTCTCACCCGTTTCTTTTTACAGATGAACGTCGATACCAGTCCGTATTTTATTCTACTACTTCTGAGTCCCATCTGCTGGTTTATTCGCCCTTACTTTAATTTCAAGTTTTTCTCGAAGGTTCTTCTCCCCAAGCTCTCTGAAGAATGGGTCAGAGCAAACCAAGCTTCAGGAAAACTGGATTTTATGGCGATCTGCCTCTGTCTGTTGGTTTCATCCTGTTCATTATTCATGAGTGTCTGGACAGCCTCTCACATCGTGAATGACGAACTTAAGCTCGCAATGGGTGATTTACCACCTGCATATCATGATGAGTACAGCTACCTGTTTCAGGCCAAAACGTTTCTGGAAGGCCGCACTTCATTTCCCAGTCATCCCGATGCGCCTGAGCTTTTCGATCAGATGCATGTACTGAATGAAGGTAAAATGGCCAGTCGTTATTTTCCAGGAACCGGAATCTGGTTAGCGCCCTTTGTCTCCTGGGGACATCCCTATTCCTATTGGGGCCATTGGCTGGCAGGCGCAATAACTACGTTCTTCATTTTCTGGACAGGCAGGGAATTAGGTGGAAATGGAGTTGGTTTTCTCGCCGGTTTCGTGATTGCACTTTCACCGGGCATGGCGATCTTTAGTAACCTGCTTTTAGCACATCACCCCACTTTAGTTGGCCTTGCTCTGTTCCTCTGGTCATTTTTAAGAATGCAGCGGACTTACGCACTACGAGATGCAATACTGGCTGGAATCGGTTTAACGTTCGCGATGCTTTGTCGTCCGATGACAGCGGCAGGCTTTGCACTCCCCTTTGGAATTTGGCTGGTATTCCTCCTCATCAAGTCCTGTCTTAGTAAACAAGATCACTCGACAAAGCCAGAAGCACAAGACTCGAAACCGAAACGTCCTGCCTGGGTATTGACCACTGGTTTGGCAATTCCATTAAGCTGTGGTTTGCTCGGCTTATTTTTTTACAATCAATCCATCACTGGTAGTGGCTGGAAAATGCCTTACCAGCTTTATACTGATATATATACCCCCCGCCATGTCTATGGATTCAACAATGTGATTCGGGGAGAGCAAAAACTCGGGCCGAAAGTATTAGAAAACTATGATAAATGGGCCGAAAACCTGACTCCAGCATTAGCCCTGCAAAATGTACAAAACCGATTTCTGGCCAGCCTGCAATGGACCCTCGGAATCATTCCCCTCGGACTGGCAGGACTGATTTTTCTGATCACAGAGTGCAGACACAGGAGCCGATGGTGGTTGATCTTTGCCTCCATCATCTCACTGCACTTCGTACATATCCCCTACTGGTATGATGGCATTATGCACTGGCACTATGTATTTGAATCTGGACCGCTCTGGGCATTGGTTTTCGCACGAAGTACCCAAACCTTGTTTAGAATCTGGAGGCAAATTGGTCGGCCTTTGATGTTTTTACTCTGGATTTCTATGTTGTTGGTCGCAGTTTTGACCAATCTGACATCGATTTCCCCTCTATGGACTTCTTCGAAGTTGGAAACCATGGTCAATAATGTGGCTTTTTCAAAGCTAAAACATTTCCAGCTACAAAAAATGATACAGCAGTACCCAAAGATAGAAAAACCGGCGCTCATACTCATCGCACATGATCCGGCAGATCGACACATTGATTTTGTGATTAACGAGCCTGAATTAAATCAGTCGGTTCTACTGGGACGTTATCGTGCTGACCGAGACGAGCCAGCAAAATTACAATCCATATTTGCAGATCGGCAGATCTACCTCTTTGATGTATCCCAAAATCGGCTCAGCAAATGGAATGGCGCTTTCTGGGAACGCATCTAG
- the cls gene encoding cardiolipin synthase gives MDWIMGVLSLCGYLITLALIPTILLQKKRHPSASISWILTIILLPGLGGILYLFFGINRVQRRSLSKERSNQSLAPKLPQVIQNQLLSMDGYLHFNRIMMRLAKNVGHTVPTFGNRVELVTDTNRTLGLIKQAILNAKSSIHLEYYIWQPDRSGTQIRDLLIEKAKAGIEVRFLYDGFGSLKLRHRFFKPMLEAGIQVAPFLPGATFRERWSINLRNHRKIVIVDGNVAFTGGMNIGDEYLGQTIELGFWRDTHLKIEGPEALQLQQVFAEDWFFATGVALTQYHYYPHPEPTGNVTAQTLLSGPEKDADVFLTIMFAAINEARESIQLTTSYFVPPESLTTALESAAQRGVHVKLLLSGKSANPSTVYAGRSYYDSLLDAGVEIFEYTKGILHSKTLAIDGCWSLVGTANFDFRSLILNFEVGLAIYDRKFAQRLMESTEKDILTATKITKVDWAKRRKITILKQNLCRLFAPVM, from the coding sequence ATGGATTGGATAATGGGCGTTTTGTCACTCTGTGGCTACCTGATCACTCTGGCTCTGATTCCGACGATTCTTTTACAAAAAAAACGCCACCCCTCTGCTTCAATTTCCTGGATCTTAACAATTATTTTGTTACCTGGTCTGGGTGGGATCTTGTATCTCTTTTTTGGAATCAATCGCGTACAAAGGCGTTCTCTTTCAAAAGAAAGGTCTAACCAGTCTCTTGCCCCCAAACTTCCACAAGTCATCCAGAATCAATTACTTTCCATGGATGGCTACCTGCATTTCAATCGGATCATGATGCGATTAGCCAAAAACGTCGGTCACACCGTCCCGACTTTTGGTAACCGTGTTGAACTCGTGACAGATACCAATCGTACCTTGGGACTGATTAAACAGGCGATTTTAAATGCCAAAAGTTCTATTCATCTTGAATACTATATTTGGCAACCTGATCGCTCCGGTACTCAGATCAGAGATTTATTAATCGAGAAAGCGAAGGCTGGCATCGAGGTTCGCTTTCTATACGATGGTTTTGGCTCACTAAAGTTAAGACATCGCTTCTTTAAACCGATGCTTGAGGCGGGAATTCAAGTAGCACCTTTTCTTCCAGGTGCCACTTTTCGCGAACGCTGGTCGATCAATTTAAGAAACCACCGTAAGATCGTAATCGTCGATGGAAATGTGGCATTCACCGGTGGAATGAATATTGGTGATGAGTACCTGGGACAAACCATAGAACTTGGTTTTTGGCGAGACACACATTTAAAAATAGAAGGGCCTGAAGCGTTACAACTACAACAGGTCTTTGCAGAAGACTGGTTTTTTGCTACAGGCGTAGCGTTGACTCAATATCATTACTATCCCCATCCGGAGCCAACAGGAAATGTGACCGCCCAAACCCTCTTATCTGGCCCGGAAAAAGATGCCGATGTTTTCCTGACGATTATGTTTGCGGCGATCAATGAAGCACGGGAAAGTATTCAGCTAACCACATCTTATTTTGTACCACCTGAATCCTTAACAACCGCTTTGGAGTCAGCAGCTCAGAGAGGAGTACATGTAAAGCTATTACTTTCCGGTAAATCAGCAAATCCATCTACGGTATATGCGGGTCGTTCTTATTATGATTCTCTACTGGATGCCGGAGTAGAAATTTTTGAATACACGAAAGGGATTCTACACTCGAAAACCTTAGCAATCGATGGCTGCTGGTCTTTGGTAGGAACAGCTAATTTTGATTTTCGAAGTCTAATACTTAACTTTGAAGTCGGTCTGGCAATTTACGATCGAAAATTTGCACAAAGACTAATGGAGTCAACCGAAAAAGATATTCTTACTGCAACAAAAATTACGAAAGTCGACTGGGCCAAGCGTAGAAAAATCACAATTTTAAAGCAGAATCTCTGTCGCCTCTTCGCACCTGTAATGTAG
- a CDS encoding alpha-2-macroglobulin family protein, protein MFLLRMKKSAQWSFILLFSSVLGVYLFAAEKKIPDERALAQTFQKQGKYRDAYQIYQKLATRRNNTGLGITNDLLGGIQCLKRLNRVNEIDEFRESILKVHSDKPRVLWKIAESLIQGPHYGYIVDRKFIRGNHRGAAQYINTQEQDRLRALQLMTQAVDQLKNSDDTVLARDIYYDFAVYFMNGRQGGNAWKLQILTDLNKVPDYLDVSENSRRFYRGYLSEGPQGAPVDEEGNPIFYRVPQSFEAAANDGERWRWMLNRVILLGPARRQDASLQIANFYRSQFGVQTLQSYMGYFSRINLDQSEAENEQVNPFSLESLKETETLTRLATGIKRLNLPDDVNFIRLYQKIVEMGKSVFAENALSQLASIFENRRQYPTAVKYIQESIQKYGDPYKHKQKRLDQIIKNWGQFEPIGTQAAGSGAKVGFRFRNAEQVQFEAYEVHVEKLLNDVKDYLKTHPKQLNWNAINISNLGYRLVREQQKKYQGKLVSQWELDLDPLSGHRDRLITINTPLQNAGAYLLIGKMKNGNTSRIIVWLDDTAIIHKKLAGRTYYYVADSRTGKPIPNANLEFFGYWQKHTGRNQYQMLTSNFAEQTDENGQAFPDATLLKAKYQWITIARTKSGRFAYSGFERFWYSRSINEKYPQRPKVYGITDRPVYRPGQTVNYKFWLRRVGYDLKDTTEFANYKVSIKLRDNKGKTIFEKSLTTDAFGGVNSDWEIPKDAGLGVYYLQLRAEYLASQGASRKSTVRSNISFRIEEYKKPEFEVLVEAPKEPVALGDTITAKINAKYYFGSPVTKGQVKYKVTRTAYEQRWYPFSRWDWLYGTGYWWFVSDYHWYPGWGIWGCRAPGPWWIPHRSAPPELVLSNTVDIEPDGKVDIKIETALAKAIHGDQDHKYEITAEVVDESRRTIVGKGTVLVSRKPFKVFAWMNRGYYQVGDTMTASFKAQTLDSKPVTGKGKVILYRVTYDDQGTPKETAVQDWELNPADDGTATQKMSATQTGQYRVAYTVTDKAGNKIEGGYLFSIRGEGFDGKEYRFNDLEIVVEKKTYRPNEKVRLLINTNQADSTVLLFLRPVNGIYSKPHVLKLAGKSMEYELDVSKSDMPNIFVEAVTIHQGRVHTVARQIAVPPEKRVVNVEVEPSEKEYLPGQDAQVKLKVTDAEGQPMQGSLVVSMYDKSVEYISGGSNVPNIKDAFWKWKRSHYPLTYSSLNKTFRNLLRPKEIPMRVIGTFGHLVGESKDKTQKTDGFFGARNGRGNLSKSITRLESVMQSRMPSNSPAMEMADAESAGAFAKVSAVVEPVVRQNFADTAYWNGHITTDAEGRAEISLKMPENLTSWKIRSWAMGQGTRVGEGEDLVVTRKNLILRLQAPRFFTETDEVVLSANVHNYLKTSKQVKVVLELDGDTLQPLIGAAQTVEIPANGEKRIDWRVKAVRPGFAVIRMKALTDEESDAMQMTFPVKVHGILKTESYTGSIPADDKSAQISFQIPSQRKSELSRLELRYSPSLAGAMVDALPYLIYSPHKTTDTTLYRFLPTVITQNILKRMGLNLNEIEEKRTNLNAQEIGEDKKRFEQWKRYDQNPVFSEAKVSQIVKQGVADLTSMQLTDGGWGWFSGWQERSSPYFTVRVVQGLNLAKQNGVALVPGTLERGIDWLKQYQEKEVQKLLNAPSKTKPYKLTASNLDAYIFMVLVNQKVVNEKMYDFLYRDRTKLSVYALGMLGLASEKLNRQDRLQMIVENMDQYLVQDEENQTAYLNLPESNYWWYWYGSEVEANAYYLKLLSKTDPKNPKAAQLVKYLLNNRKHSTYWNSVSDTAIAIEALAEYWSASGENQPDLTLEIYLDGQKQKEATITAENLFTFDNKLVIEGDALSAGAHRLEIRKTGSSPLYYNAYVTNFTKENFITEAGLEIKVQRKYYQLIQEKASAKVSGSRGQAVDQKVEKYQRQLIDSETALKSGDLVEVELVLESKNDYEYLVFEDYKVAGFEPVGVRSGYAGIGLRAYREYRDDRVVFYVRRLARGKHSLTYRLRAEIPGLFSGLPTQGYGMYAPELKANSDEIKVKISD, encoded by the coding sequence ATGTTTCTACTTAGAATGAAGAAAAGTGCTCAATGGTCATTTATTCTTCTCTTTTCCAGTGTCCTGGGAGTCTATCTCTTTGCCGCAGAGAAAAAGATTCCCGATGAACGCGCCCTGGCTCAAACGTTTCAAAAGCAGGGAAAGTATCGAGATGCCTATCAAATCTATCAGAAGCTGGCGACTCGTCGCAATAATACCGGTTTAGGCATTACCAATGATCTGCTTGGAGGGATTCAATGTCTCAAACGGTTGAATCGCGTGAATGAGATTGATGAATTTCGTGAATCGATTTTAAAGGTACATTCTGACAAGCCGCGTGTGTTGTGGAAAATCGCTGAGAGTCTGATTCAAGGACCGCATTATGGATATATCGTAGATCGAAAATTTATTCGCGGGAATCACAGAGGAGCAGCACAGTATATCAATACTCAGGAGCAAGACCGTTTACGTGCACTCCAATTGATGACCCAGGCAGTCGATCAATTGAAAAATAGCGATGATACTGTGTTGGCGAGAGATATTTATTATGACTTCGCAGTCTATTTTATGAATGGTCGTCAAGGAGGAAATGCCTGGAAGCTGCAGATTCTGACGGACTTGAACAAAGTACCTGACTATCTCGACGTCAGCGAAAATTCCAGAAGATTCTACCGAGGCTATCTGAGTGAGGGGCCACAAGGAGCGCCCGTCGATGAAGAGGGAAATCCGATATTTTATCGCGTTCCTCAATCCTTCGAGGCTGCTGCCAACGACGGAGAACGCTGGCGCTGGATGTTGAACCGAGTGATCTTACTGGGACCAGCTCGCCGGCAGGATGCATCACTTCAAATTGCAAACTTTTATCGTAGTCAATTTGGCGTTCAGACATTGCAGAGTTATATGGGGTATTTTTCGCGGATTAATCTCGATCAAAGTGAAGCAGAAAATGAACAAGTCAATCCATTTTCTTTGGAAAGCCTTAAAGAAACAGAGACGCTAACCAGACTGGCCACTGGAATTAAACGGCTCAATCTTCCAGACGACGTCAACTTTATTCGCTTGTACCAAAAGATTGTTGAAATGGGGAAGAGCGTTTTTGCGGAAAATGCATTGTCTCAATTGGCAAGCATCTTTGAAAACCGACGACAATATCCGACTGCAGTAAAGTATATTCAAGAGAGCATTCAAAAGTATGGTGACCCTTACAAACACAAACAGAAGCGACTTGACCAGATTATTAAAAACTGGGGGCAATTTGAACCGATTGGAACGCAGGCAGCCGGTTCGGGAGCTAAAGTAGGCTTCCGTTTTCGAAATGCAGAACAGGTTCAGTTTGAAGCGTACGAAGTGCATGTAGAAAAATTATTAAATGATGTCAAAGACTATTTGAAGACACATCCCAAACAGTTGAATTGGAATGCGATTAATATTTCAAACCTGGGATATCGTCTCGTCCGTGAACAGCAGAAAAAATACCAAGGCAAACTGGTTTCTCAGTGGGAGCTTGATCTTGACCCACTTTCTGGTCACCGTGATCGACTGATTACAATCAATACACCATTGCAGAATGCAGGAGCATATTTGTTGATTGGAAAGATGAAAAACGGTAATACCAGTCGGATTATTGTTTGGCTGGATGACACAGCGATCATTCATAAAAAGTTAGCGGGGCGTACTTATTATTACGTTGCTGACTCTCGTACCGGTAAACCAATTCCTAATGCGAATCTGGAGTTTTTTGGTTACTGGCAAAAACATACAGGACGAAACCAGTATCAAATGCTGACGTCCAATTTTGCAGAGCAGACAGATGAAAATGGTCAGGCATTTCCTGACGCGACTCTGCTAAAGGCAAAATATCAATGGATCACAATTGCCAGAACTAAATCAGGGCGGTTTGCCTATTCCGGCTTTGAACGATTTTGGTATTCGCGGTCAATCAATGAAAAATACCCTCAGCGACCCAAAGTCTATGGGATTACCGATCGTCCTGTATACCGACCCGGGCAAACCGTTAACTATAAATTCTGGTTACGCCGTGTCGGTTATGATTTAAAGGATACAACCGAGTTTGCTAATTATAAAGTGAGCATCAAACTGAGAGACAATAAAGGTAAAACAATTTTTGAAAAGTCTCTCACCACTGATGCATTTGGTGGTGTCAATTCCGATTGGGAGATTCCCAAAGATGCAGGACTTGGTGTGTACTATCTGCAATTGCGCGCAGAATATCTCGCTTCTCAAGGGGCAAGCAGAAAATCAACAGTTCGGTCAAATATTTCATTTCGGATCGAGGAATACAAAAAGCCGGAATTTGAAGTTCTTGTTGAGGCTCCCAAAGAGCCCGTTGCATTAGGAGATACAATCACTGCGAAAATTAATGCCAAATATTACTTTGGCAGTCCCGTGACGAAGGGGCAGGTTAAATATAAAGTCACTAGAACCGCCTATGAGCAACGCTGGTACCCCTTTAGCCGCTGGGATTGGCTGTATGGAACGGGATATTGGTGGTTTGTCAGTGATTACCATTGGTATCCCGGCTGGGGGATTTGGGGTTGTCGAGCGCCAGGCCCATGGTGGATTCCCCATCGCTCCGCTCCCCCTGAGTTGGTTCTTTCAAATACGGTTGATATCGAACCGGATGGCAAAGTCGATATTAAAATTGAGACTGCTTTAGCGAAAGCCATTCATGGCGATCAAGATCATAAGTATGAAATTACTGCTGAAGTAGTTGATGAGTCGAGAAGGACCATTGTGGGTAAGGGAACGGTCCTTGTATCTAGAAAGCCATTTAAAGTCTTTGCCTGGATGAATCGCGGCTATTATCAGGTCGGAGATACAATGACCGCTTCGTTCAAGGCGCAGACGCTGGATTCAAAACCGGTGACTGGCAAAGGAAAAGTTATTCTCTATCGTGTGACATACGATGATCAAGGGACGCCAAAAGAGACTGCTGTTCAGGATTGGGAACTAAATCCAGCCGATGATGGAACGGCCACTCAGAAAATGTCAGCTACCCAAACGGGACAATATCGTGTCGCGTATACGGTGACTGATAAAGCAGGAAATAAAATCGAAGGTGGGTATCTATTTTCGATTCGTGGCGAAGGATTTGATGGCAAGGAGTATCGCTTTAACGATCTTGAAATTGTGGTTGAGAAGAAAACCTATCGTCCAAATGAAAAGGTTCGACTTCTGATCAATACCAATCAGGCAGATAGTACAGTCTTACTTTTCCTCAGACCAGTTAATGGAATCTATTCAAAACCACATGTTCTTAAGCTTGCTGGAAAAAGTATGGAATACGAATTGGATGTCAGTAAGAGTGATATGCCGAATATCTTTGTGGAAGCGGTTACAATCCACCAGGGTAGAGTCCATACGGTGGCACGCCAGATTGCAGTTCCTCCGGAAAAACGGGTGGTCAATGTGGAAGTTGAACCTTCCGAGAAGGAATATCTTCCAGGGCAAGATGCACAAGTCAAACTCAAAGTTACTGACGCTGAAGGCCAGCCAATGCAGGGTTCACTTGTCGTGAGTATGTACGATAAGAGTGTGGAATATATCAGTGGAGGTTCCAATGTTCCCAATATTAAAGATGCCTTCTGGAAATGGAAACGTTCACATTATCCATTAACTTATAGTAGTCTGAATAAAACATTTCGTAATTTGTTACGACCCAAAGAAATCCCGATGCGCGTGATTGGCACATTTGGTCATCTTGTCGGCGAATCAAAAGATAAAACGCAGAAAACCGATGGGTTTTTCGGGGCTCGGAATGGCCGTGGCAATTTGAGTAAATCGATCACCAGGTTAGAAAGTGTAATGCAGAGTCGAATGCCTTCAAACAGTCCTGCGATGGAAATGGCAGATGCAGAGTCGGCAGGGGCATTTGCAAAAGTTTCGGCTGTGGTCGAACCTGTGGTCAGGCAAAATTTCGCTGATACTGCCTACTGGAACGGGCACATCACAACAGATGCAGAAGGCAGGGCAGAAATTTCTTTGAAAATGCCGGAAAACCTGACAAGCTGGAAGATTCGCAGTTGGGCCATGGGACAAGGCACTCGTGTGGGAGAAGGAGAGGATCTGGTTGTGACCAGAAAGAATTTGATTCTCCGTTTACAGGCTCCCCGCTTTTTTACAGAGACGGATGAAGTGGTTCTCAGTGCGAATGTGCATAATTATCTGAAAACATCCAAACAAGTGAAAGTCGTTCTGGAATTAGATGGCGATACATTACAGCCTTTGATCGGAGCAGCACAGACAGTCGAAATTCCCGCGAATGGTGAAAAACGAATCGATTGGCGGGTGAAGGCAGTGCGTCCCGGTTTTGCAGTGATTCGTATGAAAGCATTAACGGATGAAGAATCAGATGCGATGCAGATGACGTTTCCGGTTAAAGTACATGGTATCTTAAAAACGGAGTCGTATACCGGTTCCATTCCTGCTGATGATAAATCAGCTCAGATTAGCTTCCAGATTCCGAGTCAGCGGAAATCAGAGCTATCTCGATTGGAATTGCGTTATTCGCCATCTTTGGCAGGAGCGATGGTGGATGCGCTGCCTTACCTGATTTATTCACCTCATAAAACGACCGATACCACTTTGTATCGATTTCTTCCTACGGTAATCACTCAGAATATTCTGAAACGTATGGGATTGAACTTGAATGAAATCGAAGAGAAACGAACGAACTTAAATGCGCAGGAAATAGGCGAGGATAAAAAACGCTTCGAACAATGGAAACGGTATGATCAAAATCCCGTATTTAGTGAAGCAAAAGTGAGCCAAATTGTGAAACAGGGTGTGGCTGACTTAACCAGTATGCAGTTGACAGACGGAGGTTGGGGCTGGTTTTCCGGTTGGCAGGAACGCTCATCGCCATACTTTACTGTTCGCGTTGTGCAGGGATTGAATTTGGCTAAACAAAATGGAGTGGCACTGGTACCCGGGACATTGGAACGAGGAATTGACTGGTTGAAACAGTATCAGGAGAAAGAAGTACAGAAACTACTCAATGCGCCTAGTAAAACAAAACCATATAAACTGACTGCTTCCAATCTGGATGCTTATATCTTTATGGTGCTGGTCAATCAAAAAGTCGTGAACGAAAAAATGTATGACTTTCTGTATCGAGATCGGACAAAACTATCGGTCTATGCTCTGGGAATGTTGGGGCTGGCTTCAGAGAAATTGAATCGTCAGGATCGGCTTCAGATGATTGTTGAGAATATGGACCAGTATTTAGTTCAGGATGAAGAAAATCAGACTGCTTATCTGAATCTTCCTGAAAGTAATTACTGGTGGTATTGGTATGGTAGTGAAGTGGAAGCGAATGCTTACTATCTGAAGTTGTTATCGAAAACCGATCCTAAAAACCCCAAAGCGGCTCAATTAGTTAAGTATCTGTTGAATAATCGTAAGCATTCCACTTATTGGAATTCTGTTTCCGATACTGCGATTGCAATTGAAGCACTTGCGGAATACTGGTCTGCCAGTGGAGAAAATCAACCCGACTTAACTTTAGAAATTTATCTCGATGGTCAAAAGCAGAAAGAAGCAACAATTACAGCAGAGAACCTTTTTACTTTTGACAATAAGCTGGTGATCGAGGGAGATGCCCTTTCTGCAGGCGCTCATCGGTTAGAGATTCGGAAGACAGGCTCAAGCCCCTTGTATTACAATGCCTATGTGACCAACTTCACCAAAGAGAATTTCATCACAGAAGCGGGACTGGAAATTAAAGTCCAACGAAAATATTACCAGCTAATTCAAGAGAAAGCCTCTGCGAAAGTGTCTGGTTCGCGCGGTCAGGCGGTTGATCAGAAAGTCGAGAAATATCAACGCCAGTTAATTGATTCAGAAACGGCCCTCAAGAGTGGTGACCTGGTAGAAGTCGAGCTCGTACTTGAGAGCAAAAATGATTACGAGTACCTGGTTTTTGAGGATTATAAAGTAGCAGGATTTGAGCCTGTTGGAGTTCGCAGCGGATATGCCGGCATTGGATTAAGGGCTTACCGCGAATATCGTGACGATCGCGTTGTGTTTTATGTAAGACGTTTAGCACGTGGGAAACACAGTCTCACGTATCGATTGCGGGCAGAAATACCGGGGCTTTTCAGTGGCTTGCCCACTCAAGGTTACGGCATGTATGCCCCCGAGTTGAAAGCGAATTCGGATGAAATCAAAGTCAAAATCAGCGATTAA